The sequence GATCAGATCATTTCCCTGGAAGACTATCGGGGGAAAAAGCATGTGTTTTTAGTTTTCTACCCTCTGGCCTTCTCGCCCGTCTGCTCAGTACAACTACCGACTTATAACCGCCACCTGGATGGCTTCAAGAGCAGGGATACGGGGGTCATCGCGGTGAGCGTGGACAGTGCCTGGAGCCAGAAAGCTTTCTGTGATTCTCTAGGCGGCATTGATTTTCCCGTCCTCAGCGATATGAAACTTGAGATTGCCGGAAGGTACGGTGTGGCCCTACCGGAAGGCTTCTCCACCCGCGCCGAGTTCCTTATTGACAAGCAGGGTATTATCCGCTGGCTAAATATTGAAAAGAATCCCGGGGATGACACCCCCACCATGGAAGATATCTTCAACGCCATTGACCATTCTCAGCCTTAAGGACCCATCAGGGGCGATTCACCCATCCCAGAGAAGAAGGAGTGGACGATGAGTCTGAAGGGGAGCAGAACCGAAGCTAACCTGAAAGCCGCC is a genomic window of Candidatus Neomarinimicrobiota bacterium containing:
- a CDS encoding redoxin domain-containing protein, translating into MPLKIGDKAPDFSGKSIADQIISLEDYRGKKHVFLVFYPLAFSPVCSVQLPTYNRHLDGFKSRDTGVIAVSVDSAWSQKAFCDSLGGIDFPVLSDMKLEIAGRYGVALPEGFSTRAEFLIDKQGIIRWLNIEKNPGDDTPTMEDIFNAIDHSQP